In Caproiciproducens sp. NJN-50, the following are encoded in one genomic region:
- a CDS encoding chemotaxis protein CheW, which yields MKKTKKSAKGTFSVMENIPSEKHLTFFIDRQLYALPTSQVVEIIRLQPITLMPNLPDYVKGVINLRGKIVPLIDMRLKFSKESIPYDNLTSIVIVENGDMTAGLIVDSVKDVRDIAKSQIFDAPKYKKSVGDRYVAAIASLGKESAMVLDIARVLSERGADSAPARHSADQMLKTAAE from the coding sequence ATGAAAAAGACAAAAAAGAGCGCAAAAGGCACGTTCTCCGTCATGGAGAACATCCCTTCGGAAAAGCATCTGACCTTCTTCATCGACCGGCAGCTCTATGCCCTGCCGACTTCCCAGGTTGTTGAAATCATCCGGCTGCAGCCCATCACCCTGATGCCGAACCTTCCCGACTACGTGAAGGGCGTCATCAATCTGAGGGGAAAGATTGTCCCTCTCATCGATATGAGGCTCAAATTTTCAAAGGAATCCATTCCATACGACAACTTGACCAGCATCGTCATTGTGGAGAACGGCGACATGACGGCCGGCCTGATCGTCGATTCGGTCAAGGATGTCAGGGATATTGCAAAAAGCCAGATTTTCGACGCGCCGAAGTACAAGAAAAGCGTCGGTGACCGGTATGTCGCCGCCATCGCGTCTTTGGGAAAAGAATCCGCCATGGTCCTGGATATCGCGCGCGTCCTTTCGGAGCGCGGCGCCGATTCCGCGCCGGCGCGCCATTCTGCGGATCAGATGCTGAAAACCGCAGCCGAATAA
- a CDS encoding PilZ domain-containing protein codes for MLPIPEDYLRSPCEVKAMDNKPILTGYLGWIGEDGIQIVNKAEPLPIVHCNTTVRISVFSTALGFRVLVGKVYLSSPEFIRISDVQSLADYEKRNFFRVRVDIETEAFPENEEGEIRKGSEAIAVSIKDLSLSGLYFFSSRKLEVGDRLSVRLSLYDSAVFLSCRVVRRLLLERAQEDGYGCEFLNNSGPKGDLLCKYLFDCQREQIRTMKERQL; via the coding sequence ATGCTGCCAATTCCTGAGGACTACCTCCGGTCGCCATGTGAAGTCAAGGCCATGGACAACAAGCCGATCCTGACAGGCTATCTTGGCTGGATAGGGGAAGACGGGATCCAAATCGTAAACAAGGCGGAACCGCTTCCCATCGTCCACTGCAATACCACTGTCAGAATCAGCGTATTCAGCACCGCGCTGGGATTCCGCGTTCTGGTCGGGAAAGTATACCTTTCGTCGCCGGAATTTATCCGGATTTCGGACGTGCAAAGTTTGGCAGACTATGAAAAAAGAAATTTTTTCCGCGTCAGGGTTGATATTGAAACAGAGGCCTTCCCTGAAAACGAGGAAGGCGAAATTCGGAAGGGCAGTGAGGCCATCGCGGTCAGCATCAAAGATCTCAGCCTGAGCGGTCTTTATTTTTTCAGTTCCAGGAAACTGGAGGTCGGCGACCGGCTGTCCGTCAGGCTGAGCCTTTACGATTCGGCCGTCTTCCTCAGCTGCAGAGTTGTGCGCAGGCTCCTGCTGGAGCGGGCGCAGGAGGATGGGTACGGATGTGAGTTCCTGAACAACTCCGGCCCCAAGGGCGATCTTTTATGCAAATATCTTTTCGATTGCCAGCGGGAACAGATCCGCACGATGAAGGAACGGCAGCTGTGA
- a CDS encoding chemotaxis protein CheW — protein MQNNLAEEGIGQDSEQAALMTKYLTFWTDGELFGLPISDVVQIISMQGITPLPDFPDYAKGVINLRGNIIPVIDIRVRFGKPEAEYNENTCIIVTSIEDSYMGFIVDAVDEVTDLDEDSISPPPKVSKDITNRYLTGIGQIEEKVILLLDVAKILSENELTEVHETAAQNKSAEAADKHPETPVVDLRAAAVKKNEGE, from the coding sequence ATGCAAAACAACTTGGCGGAAGAGGGAATTGGCCAAGACAGCGAACAGGCCGCCCTGATGACCAAATATCTCACTTTCTGGACGGACGGCGAACTGTTCGGCCTTCCGATTTCGGATGTCGTGCAGATTATCAGCATGCAGGGAATCACGCCGCTTCCGGATTTTCCGGACTACGCAAAGGGCGTCATCAACCTGCGCGGGAATATCATACCGGTCATCGATATCCGCGTGCGTTTCGGCAAGCCCGAAGCCGAATACAATGAAAACACCTGCATTATCGTGACCAGCATCGAGGATTCCTACATGGGCTTCATCGTGGATGCGGTCGACGAGGTCACCGATCTTGATGAAGACAGCATCTCTCCGCCGCCGAAGGTTTCCAAGGATATCACCAACCGTTATCTGACGGGAATCGGACAAATCGAAGAGAAGGTCATTCTTCTTCTGGACGTCGCAAAGATTCTTTCGGAAAACGAACTGACGGAAGTACATGAAACCGCCGCTCAGAACAAAAGCGCCGAAGCAGCGGACAAGCATCCGGAAACCCCGGTTGTAGATCTGCGGGCTGCTGCGGTGAAAAAAAACGAAGGAGAGTAA
- a CDS encoding methyl-accepting chemotaxis protein yields the protein MHPYLNLKIRGKLILNITVISLLFVIPYVVCLIMISANKGNPDALLSAVRTMTPIMVAAFVVIWLIGIYMVARFSRHMAGAIDEISRVSKEISEGKLDVKVSYESNAELGRLAKSVNELSEKLTTAVREIISLLDKMAEGDLTAESHVVWEGDWARINNSMKNIFQSLNSIFSKVQSASDQTSSGSEQVASGSQALAQGATEQASSIEQLSATILEVSGHVKKNAANAAEANRSSSEEEQKLKDASAKMDEMLKAMGEISETSKQIGNIIKTIDDIAFQTNILALNAAVEAARAGAAGKGFAVVADEVRNLASKSAEAAKDTTSLIENAVKSVNNGTKVADVTEKTLQEVIQSANRTNELVNEIANASNQQATSIGQITQGIQQISAVVQTNSATAEQSAAASEELAAQAKELKRTVSGVKLRDDDARAQKKGPEKKPAAVPVKEQLEASGRPSEKQSGEKRKAQPQRPAAVPVHAQAAGDDKYV from the coding sequence ATGCATCCATATCTTAATTTGAAGATCCGTGGAAAATTGATTCTGAACATCACCGTTATTTCCCTGCTATTTGTTATCCCTTATGTAGTCTGTCTCATCATGATTTCGGCGAACAAGGGAAATCCGGATGCTTTGTTGAGCGCCGTAAGGACCATGACCCCGATTATGGTCGCCGCTTTCGTCGTGATCTGGCTGATCGGCATTTATATGGTCGCGAGGTTTTCCAGACATATGGCCGGCGCGATCGATGAAATTTCCAGAGTCTCCAAGGAGATTTCCGAAGGCAAGCTGGACGTTAAAGTGAGTTACGAATCAAATGCCGAACTGGGCCGGCTGGCCAAATCCGTCAATGAGCTTTCCGAGAAGCTGACCACGGCCGTCAGGGAGATCATTTCCCTTCTGGATAAGATGGCAGAAGGGGATCTGACGGCGGAATCCCACGTTGTGTGGGAGGGAGACTGGGCGCGGATTAACAATTCGATGAAAAATATTTTTCAATCCCTGAATTCAATTTTCTCAAAGGTCCAAAGCGCGTCGGATCAGACTTCCAGCGGCTCCGAACAGGTGGCAAGCGGCTCCCAGGCTCTGGCGCAGGGTGCAACGGAACAGGCAAGTTCGATCGAACAGCTGTCCGCGACGATCCTCGAAGTCTCCGGCCATGTGAAAAAGAATGCCGCGAACGCCGCGGAAGCAAACCGCTCTTCCAGCGAAGAAGAGCAGAAGCTGAAAGACGCCAGCGCCAAAATGGATGAAATGCTGAAAGCCATGGGAGAAATCAGCGAAACTTCCAAGCAGATCGGCAATATTATCAAAACGATTGACGACATCGCTTTTCAGACGAATATTCTCGCTTTGAACGCGGCTGTGGAAGCGGCCCGGGCGGGCGCCGCCGGCAAGGGCTTTGCCGTCGTCGCGGATGAAGTCCGGAACCTTGCCAGCAAAAGCGCGGAAGCGGCGAAAGATACAACCAGCCTGATCGAGAACGCCGTAAAGTCGGTCAATAACGGCACAAAGGTGGCCGACGTCACGGAAAAGACCCTTCAGGAAGTCATTCAGTCCGCGAACCGCACCAACGAGCTGGTCAACGAGATCGCAAACGCCTCCAACCAGCAGGCGACGTCCATCGGCCAGATCACACAGGGCATTCAGCAAATTTCCGCCGTCGTGCAAACGAACTCCGCGACAGCGGAGCAGAGCGCCGCCGCAAGCGAGGAGCTGGCCGCCCAGGCGAAAGAGCTGAAACGCACTGTATCCGGCGTCAAGCTGCGTGACGACGACGCGCGGGCACAGAAGAAGGGTCCTGAGAAAAAGCCGGCGGCAGTCCCCGTAAAAGAACAGCTGGAAGCCAGCGGCAGACCCTCGGAAAAACAAAGCGGGGAAAAACGCAAGGCGCAGCCGCAGCGTCCGGCCGCCGTGCCTGTGCATGCCCAGGCCGCGGGCGATGACAAATACGTCTGA
- the fliD gene encoding flagellar filament capping protein FliD: protein MSSSSSATSSANLQTSSIYRLTGTNLYSGLDTDSIIKALVSNTQSRIDKQQQLEQIAEWKRDLYRDVTSSMQDFENTYFSYTSDTNLLSSTFFKTSGISSSSSVVSATGNAGNADSLVINSISQIASKASYNSTQQVSDEAITSGEIYDSWTQSAVGGKSLIVNYNGTDYTLTMSSSVKLDSENMSATDADGYNVELKKIVDGLNSQISQNSSLNGKVSFSLNQDNSIVLSAANSADTVGVSAYKTSSDTTSGPAFLSALGLTEGSGTGSVSGSAIDTDPATSSLFNKTVSSSSYLKFTIGSDEYTVKMGTDITILGATDGGYASAIATQLQKQIDANSDLKSKISVTADTGTGKITFTSLDGSDLSVSGGSQNLLQGLGINTSDTGTSVQTSGVDASALFQSYFGDALAGSTMTFSLDGVSKTVTFDATEEAEYSTVGDSSSGLIHYLQGKLTNLFGTDSSTGDPKIQVAATGEGGIQFTTDDSTSVLSVTSSDSSNVLNQYGALRISYGETNRVETSKTLSELAGELKQTLTAGDDGQYTISINGKTLSFDGDTTLSKVISQINDDEDMGVTVAYSQTTNSFRITADDSGSQSEIEFSDVSGNLASALFGTYDSDHLTAGKDLKMNVTINGTTTDIVRSSNTTTLDGINLTVTGTTDEAVTLSSESNVDDLADKIVDFINDYNKIIDKVNTLTSQMPNTDEDYVPLTDAQKEDMTDDEIDKWNTEAKKGLLQNDSALNGILNDLREAMTNVVSSAGLSLNQLGISTQAYDYTSGGQLVVDTDTLKEKLQSDPDTVIKFFTDEDGVSSRVKDVLDKYVGTFGGDGVLLQLAGTSSDANDTSQLTTQIKQYKSTISDLKDQLQTEEDRYWTKFTAMEQSLSILTSQSDYLTSMFSSDS from the coding sequence ATGAGTTCATCCAGTTCAGCTACTTCTTCGGCAAATCTTCAGACTTCATCAATCTACCGTCTGACCGGTACAAACCTGTACTCGGGGCTGGATACGGACAGCATTATCAAGGCTCTTGTATCCAATACGCAGAGCAGGATTGACAAACAGCAGCAGTTGGAACAAATCGCCGAGTGGAAAAGGGATTTATACCGCGATGTAACTTCCTCCATGCAGGATTTTGAAAACACCTATTTTTCCTATACCAGCGATACCAACCTGTTGAGTTCGACATTTTTTAAAACCTCCGGCATCAGCAGTTCTTCCAGCGTGGTCAGCGCGACGGGCAACGCCGGCAATGCGGACAGCCTTGTGATCAACAGCATTTCGCAAATCGCCTCCAAGGCTTCCTACAATTCCACCCAGCAGGTGTCGGACGAGGCGATCACCTCCGGTGAAATTTACGACAGCTGGACGCAGTCTGCCGTCGGCGGCAAGTCGCTCATTGTCAATTATAACGGCACTGATTATACCCTGACCATGAGCAGTTCGGTCAAGCTGGATTCCGAGAACATGTCCGCGACGGATGCGGACGGTTACAACGTTGAATTAAAGAAGATTGTGGACGGACTGAACAGCCAGATCAGCCAAAACAGTTCGCTGAACGGAAAAGTCAGCTTTTCACTGAATCAGGACAACAGCATCGTGCTTTCAGCCGCGAATTCTGCCGATACGGTCGGCGTCTCGGCCTATAAGACAAGCAGCGACACGACCAGCGGCCCGGCATTCCTGAGCGCTCTGGGCCTCACGGAAGGAAGCGGAACGGGATCGGTTTCCGGCTCCGCGATCGACACGGACCCCGCCACAAGCAGCCTTTTCAATAAAACCGTATCCTCCTCGTCCTACCTGAAATTCACCATCGGCAGCGACGAATACACGGTCAAGATGGGGACCGATATAACCATATTGGGTGCTACGGACGGCGGATATGCCTCCGCCATCGCGACCCAGCTCCAAAAACAGATCGACGCGAATTCCGACCTCAAGAGCAAAATAAGCGTGACGGCCGACACCGGCACCGGGAAAATCACTTTCACCTCCCTGGACGGCAGCGACCTTTCCGTCAGCGGAGGGTCGCAGAACCTGCTGCAGGGGCTCGGGATCAATACGTCCGACACCGGCACCAGCGTCCAGACCTCAGGGGTGGACGCGTCCGCCCTCTTCCAATCCTATTTCGGCGATGCGCTGGCTGGCAGCACCATGACGTTCAGCCTGGACGGCGTTTCAAAAACCGTCACGTTCGACGCCACCGAGGAAGCGGAATACTCCACCGTCGGCGACTCCAGCAGCGGTCTGATCCATTACCTGCAGGGCAAACTGACAAATTTATTCGGCACGGATTCGTCCACCGGGGATCCGAAAATTCAGGTTGCCGCGACCGGCGAAGGCGGGATCCAGTTCACGACAGACGACAGCACTTCCGTGCTTTCCGTCACTTCCTCCGACAGTTCCAATGTTCTGAACCAATACGGAGCGCTGCGGATTTCCTACGGGGAAACCAATCGCGTGGAGACCAGCAAGACGCTGAGTGAGCTTGCCGGCGAATTGAAACAGACCCTGACGGCCGGTGACGACGGCCAGTACACGATTTCCATCAACGGCAAGACGCTTTCCTTCGACGGGGACACGACGCTTTCCAAAGTGATCTCCCAGATAAACGACGACGAGGATATGGGCGTGACCGTCGCTTATTCCCAGACGACTAATTCCTTCCGCATCACGGCGGACGACAGCGGTTCCCAGAGCGAAATCGAATTCAGCGACGTCAGCGGAAATCTCGCTTCCGCTCTGTTCGGCACTTATGATTCGGATCATCTGACCGCCGGCAAGGATCTGAAAATGAACGTCACCATCAATGGAACTACAACGGATATTGTCCGCTCTTCCAACACAACGACCCTGGATGGAATCAACCTGACCGTTACCGGCACCACCGACGAAGCCGTCACGCTTTCCTCGGAGAGCAACGTGGACGATCTCGCGGATAAAATCGTCGATTTCATCAATGATTACAACAAAATCATCGACAAAGTAAATACCCTTACCTCGCAGATGCCGAATACGGATGAGGATTATGTGCCCCTTACCGACGCGCAAAAAGAAGACATGACGGACGACGAAATCGACAAATGGAATACGGAAGCCAAAAAGGGCCTGCTGCAGAATGATTCCGCGCTGAACGGAATTCTGAACGACCTGCGCGAGGCCATGACGAATGTTGTGAGTTCCGCCGGACTGTCGCTGAACCAGCTGGGAATTTCGACGCAGGCCTACGATTACACCTCCGGCGGCCAGCTGGTCGTGGATACGGATACCCTCAAGGAAAAGCTTCAAAGCGACCCGGATACCGTAATAAAGTTTTTCACGGACGAGGACGGCGTTTCGTCACGGGTGAAAGACGTGCTGGACAAATATGTCGGCACATTCGGCGGCGACGGAGTCCTTCTGCAGCTTGCCGGCACAAGTTCCGACGCGAACGATACCAGCCAGCTGACGACGCAGATCAAACAGTACAAAAGCACCATCTCGGACCTCAAAGACCAACTGCAGACGGAAGAGGACCGGTATTGGACAAAATTCACCGCAATGGAGCAGTCGCTCAGCATACTGACCTCGCAAAGCGACTACCTGACCTCTATGTTCAGCAGCGACTCCTGA
- the fliS gene encoding flagellar export chaperone FliS — protein MADNNNLIMQYQEQSILTMSRGELLVKLYDELLKSLRYASILFGQEQMEGAKKYTAKAKDIVNYLFAILDDRYSISASLKQIYSRILGQIIKANVSGDPAVLNEVISAVQELRTAWATAEKATRMQNGAGGKQQAAL, from the coding sequence ATGGCGGACAACAACAATTTGATCATGCAGTATCAGGAGCAGTCGATTCTCACCATGTCGCGGGGCGAGCTTCTGGTCAAATTATATGACGAACTGCTGAAAAGCCTGAGATATGCTTCCATTCTTTTCGGCCAGGAACAAATGGAAGGCGCGAAGAAATACACTGCAAAAGCAAAGGACATCGTCAATTACCTCTTTGCCATTCTGGACGACCGATACAGCATCTCCGCGAGTCTGAAACAGATTTATTCCCGTATACTCGGACAGATCATCAAGGCCAATGTCTCCGGGGATCCGGCCGTCCTGAACGAAGTCATCTCAGCCGTGCAGGAACTGAGAACCGCCTGGGCCACGGCGGAAAAAGCAACCCGAATGCAAAACGGCGCAGGTGGAAAACAGCAGGCCGCCCTGTAA
- a CDS encoding chemotaxis protein CheD has protein sequence MSELITVGISDVKITQNPGALVTYALGSCIGICLYDAALKIGGLAHIMLPCRPENNAGDQINRYADSCLPVMVGDMEAMGCLRARMQAKIAGGAKMFEVADDSAFGSIGARNIAAVKKTLADLGIRIQAEDTGLNYGRTVYFYTDTGMVVVKSFAKGEKRL, from the coding sequence ATGAGCGAATTGATCACGGTAGGCATTTCGGACGTGAAAATAACACAAAACCCCGGCGCGCTGGTCACCTACGCGCTGGGGTCATGTATTGGCATCTGTCTCTATGATGCGGCTTTAAAAATCGGAGGACTTGCCCATATTATGCTGCCCTGCCGGCCGGAGAATAACGCCGGGGACCAAATCAACCGCTACGCGGATTCCTGTCTGCCGGTGATGGTCGGGGACATGGAGGCAATGGGATGCCTGCGCGCCAGGATGCAGGCAAAGATCGCGGGCGGAGCCAAGATGTTTGAAGTCGCGGACGACAGCGCGTTCGGCAGCATTGGAGCGAGAAACATCGCCGCGGTGAAAAAGACGCTCGCGGATCTTGGAATCCGCATTCAGGCGGAGGATACGGGGCTGAACTATGGGCGCACCGTTTATTTTTACACGGACACGGGCATGGTGGTCGTGAAATCCTTCGCAAAAGGAGAAAAGAGACTTTAA
- a CDS encoding chemotaxis protein CheC — protein sequence MAIENLSQLNEMHIDVLKEIGNIGAGNAATSLSQMLNREVDMVTPVVRILDISEADRALGGPETPVVAILVELNGDIHGLMMFVIEQEFTQSLLETLLGESGADCASLSDMEYSALSEIGNIMIGAYAASIASLSNLEIKISVPAVTADMAGALLTVPAAEMGSVSDKIIFIEDDFLSASKTISANMMLIPDIASLNKLMSSLGIQL from the coding sequence ATGGCAATAGAAAATTTGAGCCAGCTAAATGAGATGCATATTGATGTCTTAAAGGAAATCGGCAACATTGGAGCGGGAAACGCGGCGACCTCCCTTTCGCAGATGCTGAACCGCGAAGTGGACATGGTGACGCCCGTTGTGCGCATTCTGGATATCAGCGAGGCGGACCGCGCGCTTGGCGGGCCGGAAACGCCGGTCGTGGCGATTCTGGTGGAGCTGAACGGAGATATTCACGGCCTTATGATGTTTGTCATCGAGCAGGAATTCACGCAGTCTTTGCTGGAGACCCTGCTTGGCGAAAGCGGGGCGGACTGCGCGTCCCTTTCCGACATGGAGTATTCCGCGCTTTCGGAAATCGGCAACATCATGATCGGCGCCTATGCGGCTTCGATCGCGTCTCTTTCCAACCTTGAAATTAAAATTTCCGTGCCGGCCGTCACGGCAGACATGGCCGGAGCCCTGCTCACGGTTCCCGCCGCGGAAATGGGTTCCGTGTCCGATAAAATCATTTTTATCGAGGATGACTTTCTCAGCGCAAGCAAGACGATTTCAGCGAATATGATGCTGATCCCGGACATTGCCTCACTGAATAAACTAATGAGCAGTCTGGGGATTCAGCTATGA
- a CDS encoding DUF342 domain-containing protein: MAESDQKEELKKPEIQLSVSSDRLEATIRVKTAFHGQSVSFEEIVAFLKENGIVYGVLESVIRDYCENKKYFLDLVCARGLSPVDEKDGKLEYLFQREQNFMPEEREDGTVDYRNLGIVQNVKKGDVLCRILPPEPGENGIDVYNNPVEYRRGKIPSFPQGKNTAVSEDGLTLTADSDGCIEYKNANLSISEVFVVRGDVDSSSGNIDFLGTVIVQGDVLEGFSIKAGMDINVRGMVEGAMLEAGGNIAISCGMNGMSRGKLIAKGSVSAQYIENATVECAGDLRADVIFNSMVKAGNSIMARGRKGLLAGGRYQAGRSITANTIGSGGARTEVLIVSGVLDGLLTGREEESLDSVKAELSEEEKNLQTLCSQAETIALFLQKDPLSLKAKKLLKSANSQKELAESRIDYLKTKISAMGTADQSGLAILDFKVAALRIAYAGTRMTIGSFTETLSSDYSATKFYADHEHIVSSPIQPVDRT, encoded by the coding sequence ATGGCGGAATCAGATCAGAAGGAAGAATTGAAAAAACCGGAAATACAGCTGAGCGTGTCGTCGGACCGGCTGGAAGCAACCATCAGGGTTAAAACGGCCTTTCATGGCCAGTCGGTTTCCTTTGAGGAAATCGTGGCGTTTTTAAAGGAAAACGGAATCGTTTACGGCGTGCTGGAAAGCGTCATCCGCGATTATTGTGAAAACAAAAAATATTTTCTCGACCTTGTCTGTGCCAGGGGTCTTTCTCCGGTGGACGAAAAGGACGGCAAACTGGAGTATCTGTTCCAGAGGGAGCAGAATTTCATGCCGGAGGAGCGCGAAGACGGCACGGTGGATTACCGCAATCTTGGAATCGTGCAGAATGTGAAAAAGGGCGATGTGCTGTGCAGGATCCTTCCCCCCGAACCCGGGGAAAACGGAATCGATGTCTATAACAATCCGGTGGAATACCGGCGCGGGAAAATTCCGAGCTTTCCCCAGGGAAAGAATACGGCAGTTTCGGAGGACGGGCTGACTCTGACCGCGGACTCGGACGGCTGTATCGAATATAAGAACGCGAACCTCAGCATCAGTGAAGTGTTTGTTGTGCGCGGTGATGTGGACAGCTCTTCCGGGAATATCGATTTTCTCGGGACCGTCATCGTTCAGGGAGATGTCCTGGAAGGCTTTTCCATCAAAGCCGGAATGGATATCAATGTCCGCGGCATGGTGGAAGGAGCCATGCTGGAGGCCGGCGGGAATATCGCCATATCCTGCGGAATGAACGGGATGAGCCGGGGAAAATTGATTGCCAAGGGAAGTGTTTCCGCCCAGTACATTGAGAACGCAACGGTTGAATGTGCCGGCGATCTGCGGGCCGACGTCATTTTTAACAGCATGGTCAAGGCGGGAAATTCAATTATGGCCCGCGGCAGGAAAGGCCTTCTGGCCGGGGGGCGCTATCAGGCGGGACGCTCCATTACCGCCAACACGATCGGCAGCGGGGGCGCCCGCACGGAGGTCCTCATTGTGTCCGGCGTGCTGGACGGCCTGCTTACAGGCAGAGAAGAGGAAAGCCTGGATTCCGTCAAAGCGGAGCTCTCGGAGGAGGAGAAGAATCTTCAGACCCTGTGTTCCCAGGCGGAGACGATCGCCCTGTTTCTCCAGAAAGATCCGCTTTCCCTGAAAGCCAAAAAATTACTGAAAAGCGCCAATTCTCAAAAAGAACTGGCGGAATCCAGAATCGATTACCTGAAGACGAAAATCAGCGCGATGGGGACGGCGGACCAGAGCGGCCTGGCAATTTTGGATTTCAAAGTCGCTGCGCTGCGCATCGCCTATGCGGGAACAAGGATGACGATCGGCAGTTTTACCGAGACCCTTTCTTCCGATTACAGCGCGACAAAATTCTATGCGGATCACGAACATATTGTCAGCTCGCCGATACAGCCTGTTGACCGCACATGA
- a CDS encoding flagellar hook-basal body protein → MMTSFYTAAAGAIAQQQKMDVTSNNIANASTQGFKPDKVSFADLVYTGVHGPETENSLKVGHGDRADKTDTVFGQGSVERTNRPLDYALPAENAFFAVRCSDGLVRFTRNGGFQLSKNSDGGFFLSDSHGGLVLDQSGNAISVKDENEKQSVGVYSFRNCGGLKKSGDNYLEETAASGLAIDSNVQAIQGSIEDSAVNLADEMTALINSQKAFSFNANILSISDNTTQTVNSLR, encoded by the coding sequence ATGATGACATCCTTTTACACGGCTGCCGCCGGCGCCATCGCGCAGCAGCAGAAGATGGATGTGACTTCCAATAACATCGCGAATGCGTCGACGCAGGGGTTTAAGCCGGACAAAGTTTCATTTGCAGACCTGGTTTACACGGGCGTGCACGGGCCGGAGACGGAAAACAGCCTGAAGGTCGGCCATGGGGACCGCGCCGACAAAACGGACACGGTTTTCGGTCAGGGAAGCGTTGAGCGGACCAACCGTCCGCTTGATTACGCGCTTCCCGCTGAGAATGCGTTTTTCGCAGTGAGATGTTCGGATGGCCTCGTCCGTTTCACGCGCAACGGTGGCTTCCAGCTCTCGAAAAACTCCGACGGCGGCTTTTTCCTCTCGGATTCGCATGGGGGGCTTGTGCTGGACCAGTCCGGGAACGCGATTTCGGTGAAGGACGAAAACGAGAAGCAGAGCGTAGGCGTTTATTCCTTTCGGAACTGCGGCGGGCTTAAAAAGTCGGGGGACAATTATCTGGAGGAGACCGCAGCTTCCGGTTTGGCGATAGATTCCAATGTTCAGGCGATTCAGGGAAGCATTGAGGATTCGGCGGTGAATCTGGCGGATGAGATGACGGCGCTGATCAATTCACAGAAGGCGTTTTCCTTTAATGCGAATATCCTTTCTATTTCGGACAATACCACGCAGACGGTCAACAGTCTGCGATGA
- a CDS encoding flagellar hook-basal body protein: MVRGFYMLGSGILTQSRVLNTISNNVANTDTNGFKKSRVMPKTFGSMVIERVDGQRTPVGTASLMNTADEAVTDFSGGTVSQTDRKLDFAINGDGFFAVQGDGGTVYTRNGSFNLDEDGYLVLKGQGRVLGTDGGPIRPGTDDLSSDGQGNLTAEGRSAGSLAVYRFPDNAALRTVGEGMFQGASAVPVTDPNILWKSLEGSNVDMAEEMTNALSSQRELQTCSQALKMYDTVLDQAVDISKL; this comes from the coding sequence ATGGTCAGAGGGTTCTATATGCTGGGTTCCGGCATCCTGACACAGAGCAGGGTCCTGAATACAATCAGCAACAATGTGGCGAACACCGACACCAACGGATTTAAAAAGTCCCGGGTCATGCCGAAAACATTCGGCAGCATGGTCATTGAGAGGGTCGATGGGCAGAGAACGCCCGTCGGCACGGCTTCGCTGATGAACACCGCGGACGAAGCCGTGACCGATTTTTCCGGAGGGACCGTCTCGCAGACGGACAGAAAGCTGGATTTTGCCATCAATGGCGACGGCTTTTTTGCCGTCCAGGGAGACGGCGGGACCGTTTACACGAGAAACGGAAGCTTCAATCTGGATGAAGACGGCTATCTGGTCCTCAAGGGGCAGGGCAGAGTGCTGGGCACCGACGGCGGACCGATCCGTCCCGGAACGGACGACCTTTCGTCGGACGGGCAGGGCAATCTGACTGCGGAAGGCCGCTCCGCAGGCAGTCTGGCCGTCTACCGCTTTCCGGACAACGCCGCGCTGAGAACGGTGGGGGAGGGGATGTTCCAGGGTGCTTCCGCCGTTCCGGTCACAGATCCGAACATTTTATGGAAATCGCTGGAAGGCTCCAATGTGGACATGGCGGAGGAGATGACAAACGCCCTTTCCTCCCAGCGTGAGCTCCAGACCTGCTCGCAGGCGCTGAAGATGTATGATACCGTGCTGGATCAGGCGGTGGATATTTCAAAACTTTAA